A stretch of Passer domesticus isolate bPasDom1 chromosome 23, bPasDom1.hap1, whole genome shotgun sequence DNA encodes these proteins:
- the POU2AF2 gene encoding POU domain class 2-associating factor 2, which yields MEAVPADFGKRVYQGVRVKHTVKDLLAEKRSRQSSGSRFSGSTSAAQAPFGQMPGSPSTAGYYGVRRSFPAELDFHSTKQFVSDAFPSPLGSKPFPCDPSAPQGYPALLEPYLSEQFGDHRAPPVPAATGSFFSAPAVPPLLPSFPNDTGHFLLREPWEQPSPESLGQPDSACSEPLQPLPATSSCLSLPESGAASPFRGSGWTPALPGAQPYPLHPLEDAHYSPSYAATSPYSLSPFVAVASEPSRMSHLCPEPPSEPPHLPEHSAWPKEDGSALWGTYEGRRTY from the exons tccctgcagATTTTGGCAAGCGGGTGTACCAAGGCGTGCGAGTGAAGCACACGGTCAAGGATCTCCTGGCTGAAAAGCGATCCCGGCAGAGCAGCGGCTCCCGCTTCAGC GGCAGCACCAGCgcagcacaggcaccttttGGCCAAATGCCAG GCTCACCCAGCACGGCTGGTTACTACGGCGTCCGCAGATCCTTCCCGGCCGAGCTGGATTTCCACAGCACCAAGCAGTTTGTCAGCGatgccttcccctcccctctggGCTCCAAACCCTTCCCCTGCGACCCCTCTGCCCCCCAGGGCTACCCAGCCCTCCTGGAGCCCTATCTCAGCGAGCAGTTCGGGGATCACCGCGCTCCTCCCGTCCCAGCTGCCACCGGCTCCTTCTTCAGCGCTCCGGCCGTGCCCCCTCTCCTGCCATCCTTCCCCAACGACACGGGGCACTTCCTGCTC AgagagccctgggagcagccctcACCCGAGAGCCTCGGCCAGCCTGACAGTGCCTGCTCAGAGCCTCTGCAGCCGCTCCCTGccacctccagctgcctctccctgcccgAATCCGGAGCTGCTTCCCCGTTCCGAGGCTCAGGTTGgaccccagccctccctggagCCCAGCCCTACCCTCTGCACCCCCTTGAAGATGCCCACTACTCCCCCAGCTACGCAGCCACCTCGCCCTACAGCTTGTCCCCGTTCGTGGCCGTGGCCAGCGAGCCCTCCAGGATGAGCCACCTGTGCCCCGAGCCTCCCTCGGAGCCACCACACCTTCCCGAGCACTCTGCCTGGCCCAAAGAGGATGGAAGTGCCCTCTGGGGGACTTATGAAGGCAGGAGAACTTACTGA